In one Corallococcus sp. EGB genomic region, the following are encoded:
- the groL gene encoding chaperonin GroEL (60 kDa chaperone family; promotes refolding of misfolded polypeptides especially under stressful conditions; forms two stacked rings of heptamers to form a barrel-shaped 14mer; ends can be capped by GroES; misfolded proteins enter the barrel where they are refolded when GroES binds), protein MAKDIIFEVRARDAILRGVNTLADAVKVTLGPKGRNVVIEKSFGSPTITKDGVTVAKEIELENKFENMGAQMVKEVASKTSDVAGDGTTTATVLAQAIFREGARLVAAGHNPMDIKRGIDKAVAAITAELKTLAKPTKGNKEIAQVGTISANGDTTIGQIIADAMEKVGKEGVITVEEAKGLDTTLDVVEGMQFDRGYLSPYFVTDPERMEVVLNDALILIHEKKISSMKDLLPILEQVARAGKPLLIIAEEVEGEALATLVVNKIRGVLNVAAVKAPGFGDRRKAMLEDIAVLTGGRMIAEDLGIKLDTLTLQDLGRAKRVTIDKDNTTVVDGAGSQTEIEARVKQIRAQVEETSSDYDREKLQERLAKLVGGVAVINVGAATETEMKEKKARVEDALNATRAAVEEGVVPGGGVAYIRCLKALENLKVADGEKSGVDIIRRAVEEPLRQIVGNGGLEGSVVVNKVKEGTGPFGFNAATGTYEDLLAAGVIDPAKVSRTALQNAASVASLMLTTEAMVADRPKADDDKGGAAGGMGGMGGMGGMGGMGM, encoded by the coding sequence ATGGCGAAGGACATCATTTTTGAAGTGCGCGCGCGCGACGCCATCCTGCGCGGCGTGAACACCCTGGCCGACGCGGTCAAGGTGACCCTGGGGCCCAAGGGCCGCAACGTCGTCATCGAGAAGAGCTTCGGCTCCCCCACCATCACGAAGGACGGCGTGACGGTGGCGAAGGAGATCGAGCTCGAGAACAAGTTCGAGAACATGGGCGCGCAGATGGTCAAGGAGGTCGCCTCCAAGACGTCTGACGTCGCCGGTGACGGCACCACCACGGCCACCGTGCTGGCGCAGGCCATCTTCCGCGAGGGCGCGCGCCTGGTGGCTGCGGGCCACAACCCGATGGACATCAAGCGCGGCATCGACAAGGCCGTCGCCGCCATCACCGCCGAGCTGAAGACGCTGGCGAAGCCGACCAAGGGCAACAAGGAGATCGCCCAGGTCGGCACCATCTCCGCCAACGGTGACACCACCATCGGCCAGATCATCGCGGACGCGATGGAGAAGGTCGGCAAGGAGGGCGTCATCACGGTGGAAGAGGCCAAGGGCCTGGACACCACCCTGGACGTGGTCGAGGGCATGCAGTTCGACCGCGGCTACCTGTCCCCGTACTTCGTGACGGATCCGGAGCGCATGGAGGTCGTGCTGAACGACGCCCTCATCCTCATCCACGAGAAGAAGATCTCCTCGATGAAGGACCTGCTCCCCATCCTGGAGCAGGTGGCGCGCGCCGGTAAGCCCCTGCTGATCATCGCCGAGGAGGTGGAGGGCGAGGCCCTGGCCACCCTGGTGGTGAACAAGATCCGCGGCGTGCTGAACGTGGCGGCCGTGAAGGCGCCGGGCTTTGGCGACCGCCGCAAGGCCATGCTGGAGGACATCGCGGTCCTCACCGGCGGCCGGATGATCGCCGAGGACCTGGGCATCAAGCTGGACACGCTGACGCTCCAGGACCTGGGCCGCGCCAAGCGCGTCACCATCGACAAGGACAACACCACCGTCGTGGACGGCGCGGGCAGCCAGACGGAGATCGAGGCGCGCGTGAAGCAGATCCGCGCCCAGGTGGAGGAGACCTCCAGCGACTACGACCGTGAGAAGCTCCAGGAGCGCCTCGCGAAGCTCGTGGGCGGCGTGGCCGTCATCAACGTGGGCGCCGCGACCGAGACGGAGATGAAGGAGAAGAAGGCCCGCGTGGAGGACGCGCTCAACGCGACCCGCGCGGCCGTGGAAGAGGGCGTGGTGCCCGGCGGCGGCGTGGCCTACATCCGCTGCCTCAAGGCCCTGGAGAACCTGAAGGTCGCCGACGGCGAGAAGTCCGGCGTGGACATCATCCGCCGCGCCGTCGAGGAGCCGCTGCGTCAGATCGTCGGCAACGGCGGCCTGGAGGGCAGCGTGGTGGTGAACAAGGTCAAGGAGGGCACGGGTCCCTTCGGCTTCAACGCCGCCACGGGCACCTACGAGGACCTGCTGGCCGCGGGCGTCATCGACCCGGCCAAGGTCAGCCGCACCGCGCTGCAGAACGCCGCGTCGGTCGCCTCGCTGATGCTCACCACCGAGGCCATGGTCGCCGACCGCCCGAAGGCGGACGACGACAAGGGCGGCGCCGCCGGCGGCATGGGCGGGATGGGTGGCATGGGCGGCATGGGCGGCATGGGCATGTAG
- the groES gene encoding co-chaperone GroES codes for MKIRPLQDRLIIKRVAEENKTKGGLFIPDTAKEKPLEGKVIAVGNGKVQEDGKVRPMDIKAGDTILFSKYAGTEIKIDGEDHLILREEDVLGVIEK; via the coding sequence ATGAAGATTCGTCCCCTGCAGGATCGGCTCATCATCAAGCGCGTCGCCGAGGAGAACAAGACCAAGGGCGGCCTCTTCATCCCCGACACGGCGAAGGAGAAGCCGCTCGAGGGCAAGGTGATCGCCGTCGGCAACGGCAAGGTGCAGGAAGACGGCAAGGTGCGCCCGATGGACATCAAGGCCGGCGACACCATCCTCTTCAGCAAGTACGCGGGCACGGAGATCAAGATCGACGGTGAGGACCACCTCATCCTCCGTGAAGAGGACGTGCTGGGCGTCATCGAGAAGTAA
- a CDS encoding NUDIX hydrolase, whose amino-acid sequence MPREASSGGIVIRFQDGAWVVAVIRPHGRHLWALPKGHVDPGETPEQTARREVREETGLTAVALLAPLGEIRYVYQFRGQRIFKRVHFFLFRYEAGELGPLPGPRVEVDEVRWMPLEGLIPALGYKGEKAVAGRALRWMRAQGLAPGAPPPVEGKEPG is encoded by the coding sequence ATGCCACGCGAGGCGTCCTCAGGAGGCATTGTCATCCGCTTCCAGGACGGTGCCTGGGTGGTGGCCGTCATCCGTCCGCACGGGCGCCACCTGTGGGCGCTGCCCAAGGGGCACGTGGACCCGGGGGAGACGCCGGAGCAGACCGCGCGCCGCGAGGTGCGGGAGGAGACGGGCCTCACCGCCGTGGCGCTGCTCGCGCCGCTGGGGGAGATCCGCTACGTCTACCAGTTCCGGGGGCAGCGCATCTTCAAGCGCGTCCACTTCTTCCTCTTCCGCTACGAGGCGGGAGAGCTGGGGCCGCTGCCGGGGCCGCGCGTGGAGGTGGACGAGGTGCGCTGGATGCCGCTCGAGGGGCTGATTCCGGCGCTGGGCTACAAGGGTGAGAAGGCCGTCGCCGGCCGGGCGCTGCGGTGGATGCGCGCCCAGGGCCTGGCGCCCGGGGCCCCTCCCCCCGTGGAGGGGAAGGAGCCGGGGTAG
- the rpoZ gene encoding DNA-directed RNA polymerase subunit omega: MARVTVEDCLPYVDNRFALVLLGAKRARQLMAGARPIIETSKNKPPVLALREVATQRVKFDRDVREALSGKYVGEEAKK, encoded by the coding sequence ATGGCCCGCGTTACCGTTGAAGACTGCCTTCCCTACGTGGACAACCGGTTCGCGCTGGTGCTCCTGGGCGCCAAGCGCGCGCGCCAGCTGATGGCCGGCGCCCGCCCCATCATCGAGACCTCGAAGAACAAGCCCCCCGTGCTCGCCCTGCGCGAGGTCGCCACCCAGCGCGTGAAGTTCGACCGCGACGTGCGCGAGGCGCTGTCCGGCAAGTACGTGGGCGAGGAAGCCAAGAAGTAG